In a genomic window of Coriobacteriia bacterium:
- a CDS encoding cation acetate symporter, translating to MVAVGLVIALILFTIGLSIFSRRFTRTTADFYLAGRKVGTFTNASAISGDYLSAASFLGVAAAVYASGLDGVWYAAGFAGGFMVVVLFIASPLRRFGEYTVADFAFGRFGTSRMRLLTVLAVLLVSLFYMAPQMFGAGSTWQVLVGAGMFGMDPYTTGVVVVAAIMMFYVAVGGMKGTTLNQVFQFWWLMFAMTLVTIFAFGSGFSYPGELAKQSESKLTGAKTMTVAELVAPIKDPATGEPVINEETGQPKTVYDNAKATMSPEAFAGVEEVIAAGDETAKVDVLLGQANKLHKLRTMLFNEPGHRYNPLDQFSMVLALVLGTAGLPHILNRYYTNPSGKAARRSTFWVLVFIGIFYIISPIVGLASRSIIGDAAANGTYNATAPLVDGVLVKADQLMPTVGLLLGGDWLMGIVTAGAFAAMFSTIGGLLIAAASAVGHDVYEKYVDKNATEAKRVAVAKISVVSFALIALGVGLAIPASGLDKAYPALIAMMVTWAFAVGASAFVPVLVTGVWWKGTTEKGALAGMFVGLSSSILIIFMNILMQLKVIPATGLLGFLGALTFPVIFTFPLALFTIIIVSKIDGKVPDNIDEIWMRIHGTASERHERDVESGKVSPV from the coding sequence ATGGTCGCAGTGGGTCTCGTTATCGCGCTCATCCTCTTCACCATCGGACTGTCCATCTTCTCGAGGCGTTTCACCCGCACCACGGCCGACTTCTATCTCGCGGGACGCAAGGTCGGCACGTTCACGAACGCGTCAGCGATCTCGGGCGACTACCTGTCGGCCGCCTCGTTCCTAGGTGTTGCAGCCGCCGTCTACGCCTCGGGGCTCGACGGTGTGTGGTACGCCGCAGGCTTCGCGGGCGGCTTCATGGTGGTCGTGCTGTTCATCGCCTCGCCGCTCAGGCGTTTCGGTGAGTACACCGTCGCTGACTTCGCGTTCGGGCGCTTCGGCACCAGCCGGATGCGTCTGCTGACGGTGCTTGCGGTACTGCTCGTGTCGCTGTTCTATATGGCTCCGCAGATGTTCGGAGCGGGTTCAACGTGGCAGGTGCTCGTCGGCGCCGGCATGTTCGGTATGGACCCGTACACCACGGGCGTCGTCGTGGTTGCCGCGATCATGATGTTCTACGTCGCGGTCGGCGGCATGAAGGGAACCACCCTGAACCAGGTGTTCCAGTTCTGGTGGCTCATGTTCGCGATGACTCTGGTTACGATCTTCGCCTTCGGCAGTGGCTTCAGCTATCCGGGCGAGCTCGCGAAGCAGAGTGAGTCAAAGCTCACCGGCGCCAAGACGATGACCGTCGCTGAGCTCGTCGCCCCCATCAAGGATCCTGCGACAGGTGAACCGGTCATCAACGAGGAGACCGGCCAGCCCAAGACCGTCTATGACAACGCGAAGGCGACCATGAGCCCCGAGGCGTTCGCCGGGGTCGAGGAGGTCATCGCGGCAGGTGACGAGACCGCCAAGGTCGACGTCCTGCTTGGTCAGGCCAACAAGCTCCACAAGTTGCGCACCATGTTGTTCAACGAGCCAGGCCACCGCTACAACCCGCTCGACCAGTTCTCTATGGTGCTTGCGTTGGTCCTGGGTACGGCTGGCCTGCCGCACATCTTGAACCGGTACTACACCAACCCGTCAGGCAAGGCCGCCCGCCGTTCCACCTTCTGGGTGCTCGTCTTCATCGGCATCTTCTACATCATCTCGCCGATCGTCGGGCTTGCCAGTCGGAGCATCATCGGCGATGCCGCAGCCAACGGCACCTACAACGCGACCGCGCCGCTGGTCGACGGAGTCTTGGTCAAGGCCGATCAGCTGATGCCCACGGTGGGCCTGCTGCTGGGCGGCGACTGGCTGATGGGCATCGTGACCGCAGGCGCGTTCGCCGCGATGTTCTCGACCATCGGTGGGCTGCTGATTGCTGCGGCGTCCGCAGTCGGCCACGATGTATATGAGAAGTACGTGGACAAGAACGCGACTGAGGCCAAGAGGGTTGCTGTGGCCAAGATATCGGTCGTCAGCTTCGCCCTGATCGCGCTTGGTGTCGGTCTGGCCATTCCGGCCTCCGGTCTGGACAAGGCGTACCCGGCCTTGATCGCCATGATGGTGACCTGGGCGTTTGCGGTCGGCGCATCGGCCTTCGTGCCGGTGCTTGTGACCGGCGTCTGGTGGAAGGGCACGACCGAGAAGGGCGCGCTGGCCGGCATGTTCGTCGGCCTGTCCAGCTCGATCCTGATCATCTTCATGAACATCCTCATGCAGCTGAAGGTCATTCCTGCGACCGGTCTGCTCGGCTTTCTCGGGGCGTTGACCTTCCCGGTCATCTTCACCTTCCCGCTTGCGCTGTTCACGATCATCATCGTGAGCAAGATCGACGGCAAGGTGCCCGACAACATCGACGAGATCTGGATGCGCATCCACGGTACTGCCAGCGAGCGTCACGAGCGTGACGTCGAGTCCGGCAAGGTAAGCCCCGTGTAG
- a CDS encoding LemA family protein: protein MWLIGMYNGLVQQDQEVKTQWAQIENQLKRRADLIPNLVETVKGFAAQEKEIIGQITAARAALSGAGTPAEAAEADAALTSALGRLLVVVEAYPNLKSDQTFIRLMDELSGTENRIAVARKDYNDVVKVYNVKVRTFPTNVIAPMFGFALADYFEITDAEAQTPQVDFGK, encoded by the coding sequence ATGTGGCTCATCGGCATGTACAACGGACTGGTCCAGCAGGATCAAGAAGTGAAGACCCAGTGGGCGCAGATCGAAAACCAGCTCAAGCGCCGTGCGGATCTCATCCCCAACCTCGTCGAGACGGTCAAGGGCTTCGCGGCCCAGGAGAAGGAAATCATCGGCCAGATCACCGCCGCGCGCGCGGCACTCTCCGGCGCCGGCACCCCGGCCGAGGCCGCCGAGGCGGACGCGGCGCTCACGAGCGCATTGGGTCGCCTTCTGGTGGTTGTCGAGGCGTACCCGAATCTCAAGAGCGACCAGACGTTCATCCGGCTCATGGACGAGCTGTCCGGAACTGAGAACCGCATCGCCGTGGCCCGCAAGGACTACAACGACGTGGTGAAGGTCTACAACGTGAAGGTGCGCACCTTCCCGACCAACGTCATCGCCCCGATGTTCGGCTTCGCGCTGGCGGACTACTTCGAGATCACGGATGCC
- a CDS encoding winged helix DNA-binding domain-containing protein, which yields MCSTTNSAVSALVSAGVLPADPLPWIMGSGEPIATWLVLTEVLGRDAGDPSVVAARLQVVGDPAVRTLIAELPAWGSSGSVSDHHNPLFAPNRLGLLADLGVRAGDDDSLDALLDAMLSSRDRHGRFVIPESLAARPKPERGAVTCDSNAILDVALRLGRSNDARVTAALKRLAGDSSESPQGRGWRCLPEKRPLIDFTVRRTDACPQVTLEAARALAHVPADQRPAWASDAARTLLAFWRLRAEERPYDFGHGYQFKTVKWPSFWYDALAVLDVVSRFPEVWDGGADDDADAIATAQIAAALVSHNVGADGRVSPVRTHCGFGRFSFGRRGEPSPYATARVLAVLARLAPLAGRIAAVDVAALPSSRPLGARPDEAARSTACPVPRTRSYDPARVLPRVLTRQHLNTPWEPASIESLAGDIVGFTAADPATPYLSLAARLPNFEPAALDRALDERGSLVRIRCMRGVLYAVRRDLVPIVHAASTRQVTRFARDFVKSRGIVSSDYERIAAQVLDATAEKPLTTAELRERLRPNVDLAAVVTLMCAEASLARCAPRDGRFGRVQTFAPFAQVFPDIALGRISEDDARAELLRAYVRGFGPVSARDAAWWTGMDLKRVRRAFNALEDELTEITLRGHEGTWLMHVADAEELERASLTDGSAVALLPTLDPLILSYTDRSRFLDDAARPYVFDAARHVTSVVLVNGRIAGIWDVLTCSEPEVLVHLFAEASVDTRDRVASEAAHLGSMRCGRTVRTRFVDSMVPLSERPIGAYTHPLR from the coding sequence ATGTGCTCGACCACGAACTCCGCAGTCTCAGCCCTCGTCAGCGCAGGCGTGCTTCCCGCCGATCCGCTGCCATGGATCATGGGCTCCGGCGAACCGATCGCGACGTGGCTCGTCCTCACGGAAGTCCTGGGGCGAGACGCTGGCGACCCGTCAGTAGTGGCGGCGCGCCTTCAGGTGGTCGGGGATCCCGCCGTGCGCACTCTGATCGCCGAGCTTCCGGCATGGGGATCCTCCGGGTCAGTCTCGGATCACCACAACCCGCTGTTCGCACCCAACCGGCTAGGGCTGCTCGCCGACCTCGGAGTTCGAGCGGGCGACGACGACAGTCTGGACGCCCTGCTCGACGCGATGCTTTCGAGCCGGGACCGGCACGGCCGCTTCGTGATACCGGAGTCACTGGCCGCCCGGCCCAAGCCCGAGCGCGGCGCTGTCACCTGCGATTCGAACGCCATTCTCGATGTGGCGTTGCGGCTGGGCCGGTCAAACGATGCCCGGGTCACCGCAGCGCTCAAGCGGCTGGCCGGCGACTCGTCAGAGTCTCCGCAGGGTCGCGGGTGGCGCTGCCTGCCGGAGAAGCGGCCGCTGATCGACTTCACCGTCCGGCGCACCGATGCCTGCCCGCAAGTGACCCTCGAGGCCGCCCGCGCGTTGGCGCACGTTCCGGCAGACCAGCGCCCTGCCTGGGCCTCCGATGCCGCGCGGACGCTGCTTGCCTTCTGGCGTCTGCGCGCCGAAGAACGGCCCTACGACTTCGGGCACGGCTACCAGTTCAAGACGGTGAAATGGCCGTCGTTCTGGTACGACGCCCTTGCCGTGCTCGATGTTGTGTCGCGCTTCCCCGAGGTCTGGGATGGCGGCGCCGATGACGACGCCGACGCTATCGCCACTGCCCAGATCGCCGCCGCGCTCGTCAGCCACAACGTCGGCGCGGACGGCCGCGTCTCGCCCGTGCGCACACACTGCGGCTTCGGGCGCTTCAGCTTCGGGCGGCGCGGCGAGCCCTCGCCCTATGCGACCGCTCGCGTGCTCGCGGTACTCGCTCGCCTCGCTCCGCTCGCGGGCCGTATCGCCGCCGTCGATGTCGCCGCGCTGCCGAGCTCACGCCCCCTCGGCGCCCGCCCCGATGAGGCCGCACGCTCGACCGCTTGCCCGGTGCCGCGGACACGCAGCTACGACCCCGCCCGTGTCCTACCGCGCGTGCTGACCCGACAGCACCTCAACACGCCGTGGGAGCCGGCGAGCATCGAATCGCTCGCGGGCGACATCGTGGGCTTCACCGCCGCCGATCCCGCGACGCCGTACCTGTCACTCGCCGCGCGCCTGCCGAACTTCGAGCCTGCGGCGCTCGACCGTGCACTCGACGAGCGCGGATCCCTCGTCCGGATCAGGTGCATGCGCGGCGTCCTCTACGCGGTGCGGCGCGACCTGGTGCCGATCGTCCACGCCGCCAGCACGCGACAGGTGACGCGCTTCGCCAGGGACTTCGTGAAATCGCGGGGTATCGTCTCTTCCGACTACGAGCGAATCGCCGCGCAGGTGCTGGACGCCACGGCCGAGAAGCCCCTCACAACGGCAGAGCTGCGCGAGAGGCTGCGGCCCAACGTCGACCTAGCCGCGGTGGTCACACTCATGTGCGCCGAGGCGTCACTTGCTCGATGCGCGCCCCGAGACGGGCGCTTCGGACGTGTGCAGACGTTCGCGCCCTTCGCTCAGGTGTTTCCCGACATCGCACTGGGACGCATCAGTGAGGACGACGCGCGAGCTGAACTGCTGCGCGCCTATGTCCGCGGGTTCGGTCCCGTGAGCGCGCGCGATGCCGCGTGGTGGACGGGAATGGACCTCAAGCGCGTGCGGCGCGCGTTCAATGCGCTCGAAGACGAGCTGACCGAGATCACCCTGCGAGGACACGAGGGCACGTGGCTCATGCACGTGGCTGACGCTGAGGAGCTGGAGCGCGCCTCTTTGACCGACGGTTCCGCAGTAGCGCTCCTGCCGACACTCGACCCGCTGATCCTGAGCTACACCGACCGCTCGCGCTTCCTCGACGACGCCGCGCGGCCCTATGTGTTCGATGCCGCACGCCACGTCACGTCCGTCGTGCTCGTGAACGGCCGCATCGCAGGCATCTGGGACGTGCTGACGTGCTCGGAGCCTGAGGTGCTGGTGCACCTGTTCGCCGAGGCGAGCGTCGACACTCGCGACCGCGTCGCCAGTGAAGCAGCGCATCTCGGATCGATGCGGTGCGGGCGCACGGTCCGGACAAGGTTCGTCGACTCGATGGTCCCGCTCTCCGAGCGTCCCATCGGCGCCTACACCCACCCGTTGCGCTGA
- a CDS encoding DUF485 domain-containing protein, with the protein MSKGITSEKGRVETLGGKVIMRVGTHVDTLETVDEVFKVQRRLSFTYGAVFFAVTLAIPAGSVWIESWYATTIWGGFTPNYLFVSLLYFVFLWGMAWTYSVQADKLDDKINDMADAAEAKLMRGGDAS; encoded by the coding sequence ATGAGCAAGGGCATAACTTCTGAGAAGGGCCGCGTCGAGACTCTCGGCGGCAAAGTGATCATGCGGGTAGGGACCCACGTTGACACGCTCGAGACCGTCGACGAGGTCTTCAAGGTCCAGCGCAGACTGAGTTTCACCTACGGCGCCGTCTTCTTTGCCGTCACGCTGGCCATTCCGGCGGGATCGGTGTGGATTGAGAGCTGGTACGCCACGACCATCTGGGGCGGCTTCACTCCCAACTACCTGTTCGTCTCGCTGCTCTACTTCGTGTTCCTGTGGGGCATGGCGTGGACGTACTCGGTGCAGGCGGACAAGCTCGACGACAAGATCAACGACATGGCCGATGCGGCCGAAGCCAAGCTGATGAGGGGCGGTGATGCATCGTGA
- a CDS encoding universal stress protein, which produces MKVCIKGAAEQVKMGEIDEVCLDVDKILLATDGSEPAVMATQYAVTLAKTFNATIKAIFVDDGAESLQLPEESEADDVWEGAHPSVKGLGIAKVMCERNDIPVEIKIIHGGVAKRIVKTAEEMGADLIVLGDTGRTGLKRLGMGSISETVIRASSIPVFVVKID; this is translated from the coding sequence ATGAAGGTCTGCATCAAAGGAGCTGCTGAGCAAGTGAAGATGGGTGAGATCGACGAGGTGTGTCTCGACGTCGATAAGATCCTTCTCGCTACCGATGGTTCCGAGCCTGCGGTCATGGCGACCCAGTACGCGGTCACACTCGCCAAGACCTTCAACGCCACCATCAAGGCGATCTTTGTCGATGATGGGGCAGAGAGCCTGCAGCTCCCCGAAGAGAGCGAAGCAGATGACGTGTGGGAAGGTGCCCACCCGTCGGTCAAGGGCCTCGGCATAGCCAAGGTCATGTGTGAGCGCAACGATATCCCCGTGGAGATCAAGATCATCCACGGCGGCGTCGCGAAGCGCATCGTCAAGACCGCCGAGGAGATGGGCGCAGATCTCATCGTCCTTGGTGACACCGGCCGAACCGGTCTCAAGCGCCTGGGCATGGGCAGCATCTCTGAGACCGTCATTCGCGCCTCTTCCATTCCCGTCTTCGTCGTCAAGATCGACTGA